A region from the Desulfomarina profundi genome encodes:
- a CDS encoding methyl-accepting chemotaxis protein, which translates to MRLNDMPVKVKLVGAFILLACAVAYMGWQGFSSAMEVKRVSTVVNSALEMELAVRGDMQMIMELLAADNLTDLDAMWKEHVEMVQQFDTFQNAILNGAEAEGETLFATDDEQVRSEMVKAEALHNGQFVPAIEKIYSLRKTMLSGQVEDGVVALLSETDKGADVTGTHLMELLGNVENSAKDVMTAVVRQVKIQALLVTIVVVLLSIVGGSWLAVKITAPLQEAVSFATRMGDGDLTQSLAISQKDEVGVLAEALNSMKESLGSMFKDIIMGVETLSAASTELSAISSQMSGNAEQTTGKANTVAAAAEEMSANMDSVAAASEETSVNVNMVAAAAEEMSATILEISANTEKTRTITDAAVSQSKDASVQINELGAAAHEIGQVTETITEISEQTNLLALNATIEAARAGEAGKGFAVVANEIKDLAKQTSEATAEIKARITKIQEATKNSVTEITQITGVITEASEMVLTVSATVQEQANATREIADNVAQASQGIQEVNENVAQASSVTGEIAADITGVGVSSNEINESSSQVKESAENLSKLAGSLEEMISRFKV; encoded by the coding sequence ATGCGATTAAATGATATGCCCGTTAAAGTCAAACTTGTGGGTGCCTTTATATTACTTGCCTGTGCTGTCGCCTACATGGGCTGGCAGGGTTTCTCTTCAGCAATGGAGGTCAAGCGGGTTTCAACCGTAGTGAATTCTGCCTTGGAGATGGAACTTGCAGTGCGGGGGGATATGCAGATGATCATGGAACTGCTGGCCGCCGATAATTTGACAGATCTTGACGCTATGTGGAAGGAACATGTTGAGATGGTACAACAATTTGACACCTTTCAGAATGCCATTTTAAATGGTGCTGAGGCAGAAGGAGAGACTCTTTTTGCCACGGATGATGAACAGGTGAGATCTGAAATGGTTAAGGCCGAGGCACTCCACAATGGCCAATTTGTTCCGGCAATTGAAAAAATCTATTCACTTCGTAAAACTATGTTGTCCGGACAGGTGGAAGACGGTGTTGTGGCCCTCCTCAGTGAGACGGATAAGGGAGCCGATGTTACCGGTACTCACTTGATGGAACTTCTGGGTAATGTAGAAAACAGTGCAAAAGATGTTATGACGGCAGTTGTGCGGCAGGTGAAAATTCAGGCACTGCTTGTGACAATTGTGGTTGTCTTGCTGTCGATTGTTGGTGGCTCCTGGCTGGCTGTAAAGATTACTGCACCGCTTCAGGAGGCGGTATCCTTTGCCACTCGGATGGGTGATGGAGATTTGACACAATCGCTTGCCATATCGCAAAAGGATGAAGTGGGTGTTCTGGCTGAGGCCTTGAATTCGATGAAGGAGAGTCTTGGCAGTATGTTTAAGGACATCATTATGGGGGTGGAAACGTTGTCTGCAGCTTCTACAGAACTCTCCGCGATTTCCAGCCAAATGTCAGGCAATGCCGAACAGACAACGGGAAAAGCCAATACTGTGGCGGCAGCGGCAGAGGAGATGAGTGCGAATATGGATTCGGTGGCCGCAGCATCTGAAGAGACCTCGGTCAATGTTAATATGGTTGCGGCGGCAGCAGAAGAGATGAGTGCCACCATTCTCGAAATCTCTGCCAATACAGAAAAAACAAGAACCATAACTGATGCAGCAGTCAGTCAGTCTAAAGATGCATCGGTACAGATCAATGAACTTGGAGCGGCGGCTCACGAAATAGGGCAGGTGACTGAAACAATAACAGAGATTTCAGAGCAAACCAATCTTCTTGCTCTAAATGCAACCATTGAAGCAGCGCGGGCGGGTGAGGCAGGAAAAGGTTTTGCCGTGGTTGCCAATGAAATAAAGGATCTGGCCAAACAGACCTCCGAAGCCACTGCTGAAATTAAGGCCAGAATAACTAAGATTCAAGAGGCCACCAAAAATTCGGTCACCGAGATAACTCAGATTACCGGGGTAATCACCGAGGCCAGTGAGATGGTATTGACTGTTTCTGCGACCGTGCAGGAACAGGCCAACGCCACACGCGAAATTGCGGATAATGTTGCCCAGGCCTCCCAAGGTATTCAGGAAGTTAATGAAAATGTTGCCCAGGCTTCGTCTGTGACAGGTGAGATCGCGGCGGATATTACCGGTGTTGGCGTTTCGTCAAATGAAATAAATGAGAGCTCGTCACAGGTAAAAGAAAGTGCCGAAAATTTGAGCAAGCTTGCAGGCTCGCTGGAGGAGATGATTAGTCGTTTCAAGGTATAA
- a CDS encoding threonine ammonia-lyase — MIEHKRYPISYIEVLKARNVVYNHLTPTPLIRYENLSSVIGAEIYVKHENHNPTGSFKVRGGINLIHHLKSVGINGVITFSTGNHGLSIAQSAAWLGVEATIVVPENNNPVKNRSIRATGAILLEAGKTFEEASAVVDGLSEKENLYYAHPANEPHLINGVGTEFIEISEALPALDAVVLPVGAGSEVAAAIVVLKSINPDIQIFAVQAECSSAAFQSWKSGKILSSENTTFAGGFATGIAYETPFEIYKNNLTDFVVLSEEEIYEGISLAGYYTHNFVEGAGASTIMAAIKLKEQLKGKKVVLQFSGCNASSDEINTAYNLRSFTDGWVNK; from the coding sequence ATGATTGAACATAAAAGGTATCCGATCTCCTACATTGAGGTTCTTAAGGCTCGAAATGTGGTTTATAACCACCTGACGCCAACACCCCTTATTCGATACGAGAATCTGTCTTCGGTAATAGGAGCCGAAATTTATGTGAAACATGAAAATCACAATCCCACGGGTTCGTTTAAGGTTCGTGGCGGGATCAACCTCATACATCACTTAAAGAGTGTCGGGATAAATGGAGTGATTACATTTTCAACCGGAAATCACGGCCTTTCAATTGCCCAATCCGCAGCGTGGCTTGGTGTTGAAGCGACAATTGTTGTTCCAGAGAACAATAATCCAGTAAAAAATCGAAGTATTAGAGCAACAGGCGCTATTTTGCTTGAGGCAGGTAAAACATTTGAGGAAGCGTCTGCTGTCGTTGACGGGTTATCAGAAAAAGAGAATCTGTATTATGCGCATCCCGCCAATGAACCACATTTAATTAATGGTGTTGGTACTGAATTTATTGAAATCAGCGAAGCGCTTCCTGCATTGGACGCTGTTGTTTTACCAGTTGGTGCAGGGAGTGAAGTGGCAGCAGCTATTGTCGTTTTAAAAAGCATCAATCCTGATATTCAAATTTTTGCGGTACAGGCAGAATGCTCAAGTGCGGCATTTCAATCGTGGAAGTCCGGTAAAATACTTTCATCCGAAAATACAACGTTTGCAGGTGGCTTTGCCACAGGGATTGCATACGAAACCCCATTTGAAATATACAAAAACAATCTTACTGATTTTGTTGTTCTATCGGAAGAGGAGATTTACGAGGGAATTTCATTAGCTGGATACTACACTCACAACTTTGTCGAAGGAGCGGGTGCATCGACAATCATGGCTGCAATCAAATTAAAAGAACAATTAAAAGGTAAAAAGGTGGTACTTCAATTCAGCGGATGCAATGCTTCATCGGACGAAATCAATACGGCATATAACCTACGGTCATTCACTGATGGCTGGGTGAACAAATGA
- the sthA gene encoding Si-specific NAD(P)(+) transhydrogenase, with protein MQEEQFDFIIIGTGPAGLAAAIMAAKSNRRVLVLEKEGSLGGVCVNTGTFPSKTLREAVLHLTGHLKRKVFEDDYCSTRDAEISMAKLQQRLHHVRQEEHAIISSQLERNRIRIIRGHASFIDENRIRIEQLKGNKALEVCGERILIATGSQPRNPADVPFDHRVIVDSSSILNIESIPKTLIILGGGVIGSEYATIFAALGVKVTLLDRGDRLLKFLDEEISSHLRENFPKGNIDYIHNCGDFTIERTPEGASLRLSNGRKILADCLFFALGREANTKDLAIENAGIELNSYRYIEVNELYQTNRSHIYAVGDVIGWPSLAATSIIQGRLATMHALKLRADTFPKIFPFGIYTIPEISFIGITEEEARQRDYKIVIGKCMYHELPRGQISGENEGMLKMIVHRDTREILGVHVLGGGATEIIHIAQMALLHNAKIDLLIDSIFNYPTYSEALKIAALSASNKIANLAG; from the coding sequence ATGCAAGAAGAACAGTTTGACTTTATTATTATCGGTACCGGTCCTGCCGGACTGGCTGCGGCGATTATGGCGGCAAAATCCAACAGGCGTGTACTTGTTCTGGAAAAAGAGGGCTCACTGGGCGGCGTCTGTGTCAATACCGGTACATTTCCCAGTAAAACATTGCGGGAAGCGGTGCTTCATCTGACCGGGCATCTGAAAAGGAAGGTCTTCGAGGATGACTACTGCTCCACCAGGGATGCGGAAATCTCAATGGCCAAGCTGCAACAGCGGCTCCACCATGTCCGTCAGGAGGAGCACGCGATCATTTCCAGCCAGTTGGAACGTAACAGAATCAGGATTATACGCGGCCACGCCTCTTTTATTGATGAAAACCGCATTCGAATAGAGCAGCTGAAAGGAAACAAAGCTCTCGAAGTGTGTGGTGAAAGAATTTTGATTGCCACAGGCTCACAACCCCGAAATCCGGCTGATGTTCCCTTTGACCACCGTGTCATTGTCGATTCCAGCTCCATTCTGAATATTGAAAGCATCCCCAAAACACTGATCATTCTTGGTGGAGGGGTCATCGGCTCGGAATATGCCACCATCTTCGCCGCTCTCGGCGTCAAAGTGACCCTGCTGGACCGGGGCGACAGGCTGCTGAAATTCCTGGACGAAGAAATTTCCAGTCATCTCAGGGAAAATTTTCCAAAAGGAAATATCGATTATATCCACAACTGCGGTGATTTTACCATTGAACGTACCCCCGAAGGTGCTTCCCTCAGGCTCAGCAACGGCCGTAAAATCCTGGCGGACTGCCTGTTTTTTGCTCTGGGAAGGGAAGCGAACACGAAAGATCTTGCCATTGAAAATGCCGGGATCGAACTGAACAGCTACCGCTATATTGAAGTGAATGAGCTCTACCAGACCAACCGCTCACATATCTATGCTGTAGGTGATGTAATCGGCTGGCCGAGTCTGGCCGCCACCTCGATTATCCAGGGCAGGCTGGCCACCATGCATGCTCTGAAGCTGCGGGCGGATACGTTTCCGAAAATTTTTCCTTTCGGTATTTATACCATTCCTGAAATCTCTTTTATCGGCATCACCGAAGAGGAGGCAAGGCAGCGGGATTACAAAATCGTTATTGGGAAATGCATGTATCATGAACTGCCCAGGGGCCAGATATCAGGCGAAAATGAGGGCATGCTGAAGATGATCGTCCACCGGGATACAAGGGAAATCCTCGGAGTTCATGTCCTCGGTGGCGGGGCCACAGAAATTATCCATATTGCCCAGATGGCCCTTCTCCACAACGCGAAAATTGACCTGTTGATCGATTCCATCTTTAATTATCCAACATACTCGGAGGCCCTGAAGATTGCAGCCCTGTCGGCCTCCAACAAGATTGCCAACCTGGCGGGCTGA
- a CDS encoding C25 family cysteine peptidase, producing the protein MKKISQHLFFQRDDLTVNETIAGTKFILKGCRIEGEPGAPAFPVKKMKIALPPKMRPVKLRVKVVNEIAVTHGRIFVACIQPPVSPFLQEKNRQEHVLPDEKLYRKAMSVKGDIAVMGEMLYIGNFPVAVVEIFPLRYDSDGTVRMIEHCILSISLEKDEDVYIKPQITYHQRYREHSIVHEMVVNPELVRRTPLHRRKVKKPAEVIPEPIDIPGRVTRMGAPPLVIPKRVDYLILTDNDRWDGETMTTTGSTGDLVTEFKKLAAHKKKRGYRTHVARIRDIVDGSYGDFSAGARDLQEVIRNFLKHFVVSRGVEWLLLGGDVSIIPHRLACGCAWGRIEKGSLDKKNKSEWKGSYLAMHVDAGIFGHVDHNLTNYRTGELIPFDPGGTSNSVTPGWYHTTDSTFATRSAVRTEWIRVNGPVAVANEIMVWYTPTNMIPTDMYYSSLYSGLYNRPGRHDWDLLDNELYGQHNEGNISLDGVDFSVDVGVGRAPVESAAEAGIFVDKIITYDNWGDSHHISEYNHFKKMLFVAEHWARHFHTLTPQPGNSMPPGNERFSTDLVGGYALLHAEKFAKKNAASKIICHYSDISRKVLHFSQEADRNNPGWYYAKSANDLRPNLVEIDLIVFKIKIPIPTEWVVVYGPAADISPLRYDVDKEETDSSVTQQEELRGWVRSNFGRINQVQRLYSDVTDMPGGSLSGAGLKTLTGENLKNELNDGPHFVSLTGHGYSGGVAHLNEGLMNKLTNGEKTFIAVADSCLTNSFDVNDAIGEKLVKYPGGGAVAYVGNSRYSWIGVGDDFRLAFFKAMKYTRNLATLNDSRCYFAGDTNSRLYKIWTIFEQTLVGDPEMNVYRTDSDAWPKYIGNHKTKELHRSTCQWVKRMASWNMRYYDSIEEGINLGYDGCAFCLKAYDHG; encoded by the coding sequence ATGAAAAAGATTAGCCAGCATCTTTTTTTTCAGCGAGATGATCTGACAGTAAACGAGACCATTGCAGGTACAAAGTTTATTCTCAAAGGGTGCAGGATTGAAGGGGAGCCGGGGGCTCCGGCCTTTCCTGTAAAAAAAATGAAAATAGCTCTTCCCCCGAAAATGCGGCCGGTCAAACTGCGGGTAAAGGTGGTCAACGAAATAGCTGTAACCCATGGGAGGATATTTGTCGCCTGTATTCAACCTCCTGTAAGTCCGTTTCTGCAGGAAAAAAACAGGCAGGAACATGTTCTGCCTGATGAAAAACTCTACCGGAAGGCCATGTCCGTAAAAGGTGATATCGCTGTTATGGGGGAGATGCTGTATATCGGTAATTTCCCCGTTGCCGTGGTGGAAATTTTTCCTCTCAGGTATGACAGTGATGGTACGGTGCGGATGATAGAACACTGTATTCTCTCCATTTCCCTTGAAAAAGATGAGGATGTTTATATTAAGCCCCAGATAACCTACCACCAGAGATACCGTGAACATTCCATTGTCCATGAGATGGTGGTGAATCCCGAGCTGGTGCGCAGGACACCTCTACATCGGAGAAAGGTGAAAAAACCTGCGGAAGTTATACCGGAGCCCATAGATATTCCTGGCCGTGTAACAAGAATGGGGGCGCCACCCCTTGTTATCCCGAAACGGGTCGATTACCTGATACTGACGGACAATGACAGGTGGGATGGGGAGACAATGACAACGACCGGTTCCACGGGGGACCTGGTGACAGAATTTAAAAAGTTGGCAGCCCACAAGAAAAAAAGGGGATATCGCACCCATGTCGCCAGGATAAGAGATATTGTTGACGGCAGTTACGGGGATTTTTCCGCCGGTGCCCGCGACCTGCAGGAGGTTATCCGCAATTTCCTTAAACATTTTGTTGTATCCAGGGGAGTGGAATGGCTGCTGCTTGGCGGAGATGTCAGTATCATTCCGCACCGGCTGGCCTGTGGATGCGCCTGGGGTCGTATTGAGAAAGGATCACTTGATAAAAAGAATAAGTCGGAGTGGAAGGGCAGCTATCTTGCCATGCATGTGGATGCAGGGATTTTTGGTCATGTGGACCACAACCTGACCAACTACAGGACGGGTGAGCTCATTCCTTTTGACCCCGGCGGTACGTCAAACTCAGTCACGCCCGGCTGGTATCATACCACCGATTCAACCTTTGCAACGAGAAGTGCGGTTCGCACGGAGTGGATCAGGGTCAACGGGCCGGTCGCGGTGGCCAATGAAATTATGGTCTGGTATACACCGACCAACATGATCCCCACGGATATGTATTATTCCAGCCTGTACAGCGGGTTGTATAATCGTCCCGGCCGTCACGACTGGGATCTGCTGGATAACGAATTATATGGTCAGCATAATGAAGGAAATATTTCCCTGGACGGCGTCGATTTTTCGGTGGATGTGGGTGTCGGCAGGGCACCGGTTGAGAGTGCGGCAGAGGCAGGAATCTTTGTGGATAAGATCATCACGTATGATAACTGGGGAGACAGTCACCATATCAGTGAGTATAACCACTTTAAAAAGATGCTCTTTGTGGCAGAGCACTGGGCCCGTCATTTCCATACCCTGACGCCACAGCCAGGCAACAGCATGCCGCCGGGTAACGAGCGTTTTTCCACTGATCTGGTCGGTGGCTATGCACTTCTCCATGCTGAAAAGTTTGCAAAGAAAAATGCGGCCTCGAAAATAATATGTCATTACAGTGATATATCAAGAAAGGTGCTGCATTTTTCCCAGGAGGCCGACAGGAACAACCCGGGCTGGTATTATGCAAAATCGGCAAACGATCTTCGCCCGAATCTTGTTGAAATTGATCTGATTGTTTTCAAAATAAAGATACCGATTCCCACCGAGTGGGTGGTTGTGTACGGTCCGGCTGCGGATATTTCGCCACTTCGCTATGATGTGGACAAGGAGGAGACAGACTCCTCCGTTACTCAGCAGGAAGAATTGCGTGGTTGGGTACGCAGCAATTTCGGTCGGATCAATCAGGTACAGCGGCTCTATTCGGATGTGACTGATATGCCGGGTGGTTCCCTCTCCGGGGCGGGGCTGAAGACATTGACCGGCGAAAACCTGAAAAACGAGCTAAATGACGGGCCTCATTTTGTCAGCCTCACCGGGCACGGATATTCGGGAGGTGTGGCCCACCTGAACGAGGGGTTGATGAATAAGCTGACAAATGGAGAAAAAACCTTTATTGCCGTGGCCGATTCCTGCCTGACCAACAGTTTTGACGTGAACGATGCCATTGGAGAAAAACTGGTGAAATATCCCGGTGGTGGGGCCGTGGCCTATGTGGGGAACAGCCGCTACAGCTGGATCGGTGTGGGGGACGATTTCAGGCTCGCCTTCTTTAAGGCGATGAAATACACAAGAAACCTTGCCACACTCAACGATTCCCGCTGCTATTTCGCAGGTGACACCAATAGCCGACTTTATAAAATCTGGACGATATTCGAGCAGACCCTGGTGGGTGATCCGGAAATGAATGTATATCGTACGGATTCGGATGCCTGGCCCAAGTATATCGGCAATCATAAGACTAAAGAGCTCCATCGTTCCACCTGTCAGTGGGTGAAGCGGATGGCCAGCTGGAATATGAGGTATTACGATTCCATTGAGGAGGGAATAAATCTCGGCTACGATGGCTGTGCCTTCTGTCTGAAAGCATATGATCATGGCTGA
- a CDS encoding radical SAM protein: protein MATKARQAAESGELAEKIARGREIMQNCTLCPRNCSVDRTAGETGYCGMADRVEVAGYGPHFGEEQVLVGEKGSGTIFFCGCNLRCVFCQNYSISHCFEEECLTVDSGQLAAIMLGLQEQGCHNINLVTPGHIVPHLLSALQVAVEDGLRIPIVYNCGGYESMTALRLLDGIVDIYMPDIKFFSSESAGRYAGAADYPETVKRAVLEMQWQVGDLQIDDRGLAENGLLVRHLLMPDAKADSESIFTFLADRVSRNCYVNIMEQYRPCGTAKAFPELGRTISSDYYQEMITAAKKSGLTRIESNDFSQLLAKLFSS from the coding sequence ATGGCCACAAAAGCGAGACAGGCCGCCGAATCCGGGGAACTGGCGGAAAAAATTGCCAGGGGAAGAGAGATAATGCAAAACTGCACCCTCTGTCCGCGCAACTGTTCCGTGGATCGGACGGCAGGAGAAACAGGATACTGTGGTATGGCTGATCGGGTGGAAGTGGCTGGTTATGGTCCCCATTTCGGCGAGGAGCAGGTGCTTGTGGGGGAGAAGGGATCTGGAACCATTTTTTTCTGTGGTTGTAATCTTCGTTGTGTTTTCTGTCAGAATTATTCAATCAGCCACTGTTTTGAAGAGGAATGCTTGACAGTGGACTCCGGGCAGCTGGCAGCCATCATGCTTGGGCTGCAGGAGCAGGGTTGCCATAATATTAACCTTGTTACTCCGGGGCATATTGTTCCTCATCTGCTTTCAGCTCTCCAGGTGGCGGTCGAAGATGGCCTGCGGATACCCATTGTTTATAATTGCGGTGGTTACGAGAGTATGACGGCTCTCCGGCTTCTTGACGGTATTGTCGATATCTATATGCCGGATATCAAGTTCTTTTCGTCTGAATCGGCAGGACGCTACGCAGGAGCAGCAGACTATCCCGAAACCGTAAAGCGAGCTGTCCTTGAAATGCAGTGGCAGGTGGGCGACTTGCAGATTGATGACAGGGGGCTGGCAGAAAACGGCCTGCTGGTTCGCCATCTCCTGATGCCTGACGCAAAAGCCGATTCGGAATCGATTTTTACTTTTCTCGCCGACCGGGTCTCCCGGAACTGTTATGTGAATATCATGGAGCAATACCGTCCCTGCGGTACGGCAAAAGCCTTTCCTGAGCTGGGACGGACAATTTCTTCTGATTATTATCAGGAAATGATTACCGCCGCAAAAAAAAGTGGCCTGACAAGAATTGAGTCAAATGATTTCAGCCAGTTGCTTGCAAAGCTGTTTTCTTCGTAA
- the hpaR gene encoding homoprotocatechuate degradation operon regulator HpaR has protein sequence MKRKIKNRNLPLLLSQVREVVIANFRPIFHYYGLTEQQWRILRELYERELEPREICERCQILSPSMAGILKRLEETDLVHKKKIEGDRRRVSVSLTEQGRNLIGTMVPLVQRQYELLEEAYGKELIVQLYRALDDFMLKKETTVRRINPSD, from the coding sequence ATGAAAAGAAAAATAAAAAACAGAAACCTCCCCCTGCTTCTTTCCCAGGTGCGGGAGGTTGTTATTGCAAATTTTCGTCCTATTTTTCACTATTATGGTCTGACTGAGCAGCAATGGCGTATTCTGAGAGAACTCTATGAAAGGGAGCTTGAGCCCAGGGAAATCTGCGAGCGTTGCCAGATACTCAGTCCTAGTATGGCCGGTATTCTGAAAAGACTGGAGGAAACCGACCTGGTGCACAAGAAAAAAATAGAGGGTGATCGAAGGAGGGTGTCCGTATCACTCACCGAGCAGGGGCGTAATCTTATCGGAACGATGGTTCCTCTGGTTCAGCGGCAATATGAATTGCTGGAGGAAGCCTATGGAAAAGAACTGATAGTCCAGCTCTACCGTGCTCTGGATGATTTCATGCTGAAAAAGGAGACAACAGTCAGGCGAATAAATCCATCAGACTGA
- a CDS encoding DODA-type extradiol aromatic ring-opening family dioxygenase: MSLWSYSKGVKPAGFPETLLALEYGSLVPMRYMNSDRHFKVVSVSAQCMFHKHDNSAVVDRDKYQGRVEVLTPYFPSSGTGQINAVLPVL, from the coding sequence ATGTCTTTATGGAGTTACAGCAAAGGAGTAAAACCAGCCGGATTTCCCGAAACACTCCTGGCCCTGGAATACGGATCCCTGGTGCCCATGCGTTACATGAACAGCGACCGCCATTTCAAAGTGGTCTCGGTATCCGCCCAGTGCATGTTCCATAAGCATGATAACAGCGCGGTTGTCGACCGGGACAAATACCAGGGCAGGGTTGAGGTTCTGACCCCTTATTTTCCAAGCTCGGGAACAGGCCAGATCAACGCCGTTTTACCCGTGCTTTAA
- a CDS encoding 5-carboxymethyl-2-hydroxymuconate Delta-isomerase, producing the protein MPHFIVEYTDNLEKETDIRPLLEKANTILINQNGLFPIAGIRSRAIKLDNYVIADGEEDYAFVHASLTVAAGRSEDDLQRVAEELFDMITDHFEEAIKDRYLALSLELNEFTRPTLKKSNIHARFQK; encoded by the coding sequence ATGCCCCATTTTATTGTAGAATATACTGATAACCTGGAAAAGGAGACAGATATCCGCCCCCTGCTCGAAAAGGCAAACACCATCCTGATAAACCAGAATGGCCTCTTCCCCATCGCCGGAATCCGTTCCCGTGCCATTAAACTCGACAATTACGTGATTGCCGACGGCGAGGAGGATTATGCCTTTGTCCACGCATCCCTGACCGTTGCCGCCGGACGGTCGGAAGATGATCTGCAGCGGGTAGCGGAAGAACTCTTTGACATGATAACCGATCATTTTGAGGAAGCAATAAAAGACCGCTACCTGGCTCTCTCCCTTGAGTTGAACGAATTTACCAGGCCCACGCTGAAGAAAAGCAATATCCATGCGCGGTTTCAGAAATAA